CCAAATCATTGGAAATATAAACGAATACAGCAACTAATACGACCGAAACGATCAGGAATGTTAATTTTACCCGTTGACGGGCATCATATATATTCTGCATGTGTAAACCGATATATTAAGTAAACGCACTTTTATATCGAATATTGCGACATAAAGTATAGTTCAAATTTAAAAAAGAAAAAGGAATAATCAGGAATTTATTTTTATTATATTTGAAAAATCAACCGTTCAAATTACTTATTCTATGAAAACGCACCTTCTTTTTTCCGTCTTATTATCCAGCATATTTTCTCTAAATACATTGTTAGCTAACGACCACTGGCCACAATTCCAAAATTCATTCAATAAAAAAGATACGATTGCCCAGAAAAATATTTTAGATTCCTGGAAAAAATCCGGTAATAGAAGCCCCGAATATTATATTGCATGGTTCAACTATTATATTTCTGCTGCGAAAGAAGAAATATTAATATTAGATACGGAACTGCCGGTCGAAAAAGAACACATAGAACTGCAAGAAGAAGATACCCTCAAAGAAAAAGCTTCAAAATATATATATAGTGATATACATTATAAAAAAAGTTCAATCAATAAGGCTATAGCCTATATAGACGAAGGAATACAAAAATATCCTTCGCGCCTAGACCTGAGACTCGGAAAGATTTACATCTTGCAGGAAATAAAAGAATACGATGAAATGAGCGATGAAATAATAAATACAATAAAATATTCAAAACAAATTAATCATAAATGGTCAGGCGAA
This portion of the Barnesiella propionica genome encodes:
- a CDS encoding tetratricopeptide repeat protein, with protein sequence MKTHLLFSVLLSSIFSLNTLLANDHWPQFQNSFNKKDTIAQKNILDSWKKSGNRSPEYYIAWFNYYISAAKEEILILDTELPVEKEHIELQEEDTLKEKASKYIYSDIHYKKSSINKAIAYIDEGIQKYPSRLDLRLGKIYILQEIKEYDEMSDEIINTIKYSKQINHKWSGEADNQMPDNKEELINIMQDYIQNLFHNNEYKYIEKVARSILAIYPNDIINLSNISIIYIINKKYDIAIKTLLKAHDLSPEDYIILQNLAYSYQQKGDKNNAIKYYKLASLYGTEEIKTFTDAAIRELEEKQ